One Deltaproteobacteria bacterium DNA window includes the following coding sequences:
- a CDS encoding zinc ribbon domain-containing protein, which translates to MPIYEFECGSCGNRFEDIQLSGHAEPPCPACGSSKVGRLLSATSALTGSPGRSVPDAKGHGCCGEHPSRKGCVPGTCCGRA; encoded by the coding sequence ATGCCCATTTACGAATTTGAATGTGGATCCTGCGGAAATCGATTCGAGGACATCCAGCTCTCGGGACATGCCGAACCGCCCTGTCCGGCCTGCGGATCGTCCAAGGTCGGCCGGCTTTTGTCGGCCACCTCGGCTCTGACCGGTTCGCCCGGCAGGTCCGTGCCCGATGCCAAAGGCCATGGCTGCTGCGGAGAGCATCCCTCCCGGAAAGGTTGCGTTCCGGGCACCTGTTGTGGCCGGGCCTGA